The genome window GGTAAACAATCTCCTGATATTGCACAAGGTGTTGATCGCGATGACCCGCGCTCACAAGGCGCCGGCGACCAAGGTTTAATGTTTGGCTACGCGAGCAACGAAACTCAAGAGCTGATGCCTGCTCCAATTACTTATTCGCACAAATTGGTGAAACGCCAAGCTGAAGTTCGTAAAAATGGCACTTTACCTTGGCTTCGGCCTGATGCCAAAAGCCAAGTCACGTTTGCCTACGAAAACGGTAAACCTGTTGGTATTGATGCCGTTGTATTGTCTACTCAGCACTGCGACTCAGTGAACCAGAAAGACTTAATCGAAGCGGTACAAGAAGTCATTATTAAACCTGTATTACCTGCGGAATGGTTAAATAAAGACACGAAGTACTTCATTAACCCAACCGGACGTTTTGTTATTGGCGGCCCAATGGGCGATTGCGGTTTAACCGGGCGTAAGATTATTGTCGATACCTATGGCGGCATGGCTCGTCACGGTGGTGGTGCATTCTCAGGTAAAGATCCTTCTAAAGTCGATCGAAGCGCAGCTTATGCAGCACGTTATGTTGCTAAAAACCTGGTCGCAGCAGGTTTAGCAGACCGCGCTGAGTTACAAGTATCTTATGCGATTGGTGTAGCAGAACCCACTTCTATTAGTATTGACACCTTTGGTACCAGCCAGTACGACGAAGAAACTCTGGTTCAACTCGTTCGTCAACATTTCGATCTTCGCCCTT of Echinimonas agarilytica contains these proteins:
- the metK gene encoding methionine adenosyltransferase, translating into MAKHLFTSESVSEGHPDKIADQISDAVLDAIIQQDPKARVACETYVKTGMVMVGGEITTEAWVDIEELARKTVREIGYTHSDMGFDADSCAVLNAIGKQSPDIAQGVDRDDPRSQGAGDQGLMFGYASNETQELMPAPITYSHKLVKRQAEVRKNGTLPWLRPDAKSQVTFAYENGKPVGIDAVVLSTQHCDSVNQKDLIEAVQEVIIKPVLPAEWLNKDTKYFINPTGRFVIGGPMGDCGLTGRKIIVDTYGGMARHGGGAFSGKDPSKVDRSAAYAARYVAKNLVAAGLADRAELQVSYAIGVAEPTSISIDTFGTSQYDEETLVQLVRQHFDLRPYGLQEMLDLARPIYQETAAYGHFGRAQFPWEATDKVEALKASIK